A part of Eremothecium sinecaudum strain ATCC 58844 chromosome VII, complete sequence genomic DNA contains:
- a CDS encoding HGR040Cp (Syntenic homolog of Ashbya gossypii AGR041C; Syntenic homolog of Saccharomyces cerevisiae YBR063C): MLLTGNSSFCAVRLNAFPLTRTLFTTPRCQSWFSKLIYPPASTTGASSYAEVNINGPNKCFLPIRNYEELNETLLYSHTTPLILNFTFRGHQKADELTGALNKIVLYETERRINICDVEMDFINNREGVMRFGVTEIPTLVSVRKTLPVDYFCLSAQNGYVNWLQLKAWIEKNADKP, encoded by the coding sequence ATGCTCCTAACTGGTAATAGTTCCTTCTGTGCGGTCCGCCTAAATGCGTTCCCTTTGACTAGAACGCTCTTCACTACCCCAAGATGTCAATCGTGGTTCTCGAAACTAATTTACCCTCCAGCGTCGACTACTGGAGCTTCTAGTTACGCTGAAGTAAATATTAATGGTCCAAATAAATGCTTTTTACCGATTAGAAACTACGAGGAACTCAATGAGACCCTATTATACAGTCACACTACGCCTTTAATACTCAATTTTACATTCCGCGGCCATCAGAAGGCAGATGAACTTACAGGTGCACTGAACAAGATAGTCTTGTATGAGACTGAAAGGAGGATTAACATATGCGATGTCGAAATGgattttattaataatcGCGAAGGTGTTATGAGGTTCGGTGTAACAGAGATTCCCACTCTGGTCTCTGTGCGAAAAACCTTGCCTGTGGACTACTTTTGTCTGTCCGCACAGAATGGTTATGTGAATTGGCTCCAACTAAAAGCTTGGATAGAAAAGAATGCTGACAAGCCCTGA
- a CDS encoding C2H2-type zinc finger protein (Syntenic homolog of Ashbya gossypii AGL207W; Syntenic homolog of Ashbya gossypii NOHBY712; No homolog in Saccharomyces cerevisiae; Syntenic homolog of Kluyveromyces lactis KLLA0F11682g) — MMFQYSAEQNCTNNDFDTQNPAVDFNNVCKPVALDHWFSMSMLDETSATSPITEEANAKSESGYFTSFFFDYHHELQVRQKHLMQKLQQLQLLEQLMQSNNNVPVPGENQGSVTQLSETASDCNDVAYSSTNTEATSSSSDFSSWMLENNRDASSSSTSFGTDLAVDGANYTGAQLTNEVNPVIQLGTVNHNPLDEIPRTRPHSISPTNAGNVSSRALSNGSNGKSRNLHRYICPDCGKGFARASSLRTHRNIHTGDRPFTCPFKSCGKSFNARSNMLRHHKLHFKTDCGLYMLPNGETTSVKPSSRKLFALSKQQHQQFTACQQTI; from the coding sequence ATGATGTTCCAATACTCAGCTGAGCAAAATTGTACTAACAATGACTTTGATACCCAAAATCCAGCGGTTGACTTTAATAATGTATGCAAACCAGTGGCCTTGGACCATTGGTTCTCAATGTCGATGTTAGATGAAACATCTGCTACATCACCCATCACAGAGGAAGCAAATGCCAAATCGGAATCTGGGTATTTCACATCGTTTTTCTTCGACTATCATCATGAACTGCAGGTACGGCAAAAGCATCTGATGCAAAAACTTCAGCAGTTGCAACTGCTGGAGCAATTGATGCAATCAAACAATAATGTGCCTGTCCCCGGTGAAAACCAAGGCTCTGTGACACAACTATCCGAGACGGCCAGCGATTGCAACGATGTAGCATATTCTAGCACAAATACTGAAGCAACCTCGTCGAGTTCAGATTTTAGTAGTTGGATGCTAGAAAATAATCGGGATGCTTCGTCGTCTTCAACGTCATTTGGCACTGACTTAGCGGTTGATGGTGCCAATTATACCGGGGCTCAGCTTACAAATGAAGTTAATCCTGTCATACAGTTAGGAACCGTAAACCATAATCCCCTAGACGAGATTCCAAGGACAAGACCTCACTCAATCTCACCTACTAATGCGGGGAATGTATCTTCTAGAGCATTATCCAACGGTTCTAACGGTAAAAGCCGGAATTTGCACCGCTATATCTGTCCGGACTGTGGAAAGGGATTTGCCAGGGCGTCTTCGTTACGGACACATAGAAATATTCACACTGGTGATAGACCTTTTACATGTCCATTTAAAAGCTGTGGCAAATCTTTCAACGCTAGGTCTAATATGCTAAGGCATCATAAATTGCATTTTAAGACCGACTGTGGTTTATACATGCTTCCTAATGGAGAAACGACTAGTGTCAAGCCTTCCAGCAGGAAGTTATTTGCGCTCAGCAAGCAGCAGCACCAGCAATTCACTGCATGCCAGCAGACTATATAA
- a CDS encoding Zn(II)2Cys6 transcription factor domain-containing protein (Syntenic homolog of Ashbya gossypii AGL206C; Syntenic homolog of Ashbya gossypii NOHBY711; No homolog in Saccharomyces cerevisiae; Non-syntenic homolog of Kluyveromyces lactis KLLA0D12650g), with protein sequence MVVVRYRIRRSKDEAAADKQTASGKGSGGQGSKDSGVVKRTERRSRNGCLTCRSRKKKCDERKPLCTSCRRNMLPCRWLDIETAALTSISSHGDILDSEPPDRFLNCTLENWKCEYEVVGDYWFFSLPRKEKIFEYTVILEKDNTLWRLRADEPLKQPLSKFPTHGQLDKKSSFGAGARSGKLLKFHLGSERPTTDTNYLLASMGLPMQNGELFML encoded by the coding sequence ATGGTTGTTGTTAGATACCGCATACGACGTTCGAAAGACGAGGCAGCAGCGGACAAACAAACAGCGTCAGGCAAAGGCTCTGGTGGCCAAGGTTCCAAAGACTCTGGAGTAGTTAAGAGGACAGAGAGAAGATCGAGAAATGGGTGTCTAACCTGTCGCTCTCGGAAAAAGAAGTGTGATGAAAGAAAACCTTTGTGTACCAGCTGTCGCCGAAATATGCTGCCGTGCCGATGGTTGGATATAGAAACGGCAGCTCTTACTTCTATTTCCTCACATGGTGATATCCTAGACTCTGAACCACCAGATAGGTTCCTAAACTGCACTCTAGAGAATTGGAAGTGTGAATACGAAGTGGTGGGCGATTATTGGTTCTTTTCGCTACCGCGCAAAGAGAAAATATTCGAATATACAGTAATACTGGAAAAAGATAACACGCTTTGGAGACTTCGTGCAGATGAACCACTAAAGCAACCTTTGAGTAAGTTTCCGACTCATGGACAGCTTGATAAAAAAAGTAGCTTTGGCGCAGGCGCCCGTTCTGGTAAGTTACTAAAATTTCACCTAGGTTCAGAAAGACCAACAACTGATACAAATTACTTGCTAGCTTCAATGGGCCTACCTATGCAAAACGGGGAGCTTTTCATGCTGTAA
- the TPI1 gene encoding triose-phosphate isomerase TPI1 (Syntenic homolog of Ashbya gossypii AGL201C; Syntenic homolog of Saccharomyces cerevisiae YDR050C (TPI1)), with the protein MARTFFVGGNFKLNGSKQSIKEIVERLNTASIAENVEVVICPPAPYLEYASNLVTKKQVTVGAQNAYLKASGAFTGENSVEQIKDVGAKWVILGHSERRTYFNESDELIADKTKFALDNGVGVILCIGETLEEKKAGITLDVVKRQLDAAIAKVSDWTNVVIAYEPVWAIGTGLAATADDAQEIHHQIREYLAEKLSREVADKTRILYGGSANGSNASSFKEKRDVDGFLVGGASLKPEFVDIINSRQ; encoded by the coding sequence ATGGCCAGGACATTCTTTGTTGGTGGTAACTTTAAGTTGAACGGTTCAAAGCAATCTATTAAGGAGATTGTTGAAAGATTGAACACCGCATCTATTGCTGAAAATGTCGAAGTGGTGATCTGCCCTCCAGCTCCATACTTAGAATACGCTTCTAACTTGGTTACCAAGAAGCAAGTCACTGTTGGTGCTCAAAACGCATACCTAAAGGCATCTGGTGCTTTCACAGGTGAAAACTCTGTTGAGCAGATCAAGGACGTTGGTGCCAAGTGGGTCATCTTGGGTCATTCTGAGAGAAGAACTTATTTCAATGAAAGCGATGAACTAATTGCTGATAAGACTAAGTTTGCTTTGGATAACGGTGTTGGTGTTATCTTGTGTATTGGTGAAACTTTGGAAGAGAAAAAGGCTGGCATTACCTTAGACGTTGTTAAGAGACAATTGGACGCAGCAATTGCTAAAGTTTCCGACTGGACTAACGTTGTTATTGCATACGAACCTGTGTGGGCTATTGGTACTGGTTTAGCAGCTACTGCAGATGATGCTCAAGAAATCCACCACCAAATCAGAGAATACCTCGCTGAAAAATTATCCCGCGAAGTTGCTGATAAAACTAGAATTTTGTACGGAGGTTCTGCTAATGGTTCAAATGCTTCCTCCTTCAAGGAAAAACGTGACGTTGACGGTTTCTTGGTCGGTGGTGCATCCTTAAAGCCTGAGTTTGTGGACATCATCAACTCTAGACAATAA
- the DBF4 gene encoding protein serine/threonine kinase activating protein DBF4 (Syntenic homolog of Ashbya gossypii AGL205C; Syntenic homolog of Saccharomyces cerevisiae YDR052C (DBF4)) produces the protein MDSPSKMQAPSTVKVLRSPLKESDPNHQRRLTKTGSILAPTSASTQLFPGKKRSLNLLEETERGRHKRSKQAGLPYNAGGVSSRSIEGAVLISRQQAQRRAEQSKITAKDLLDWQQNWRRIMRKDTRIYFDTAITDNKLEKRRDLLKCGFTFLGARMKVFFDMEVTIVITSRKLDKYDNLAETDVLYRAHKTGYMKIWNYEKATRFLRNLDIDLDTLESQQLLLGENSNGSMLLKTENLHHSNVLLTNSRSAETNVTTTLSNLLENEKIYGPSDRDPRTKRDDIHYFKHPHVYLYDLWQTWAPLITMEWKPSELTDPNKLPYPTVKPGTFGRCPFVGDGNCDEQSTRRITKRYKRDCLNEKYALKLRLIYQVSAEPRLVSTLPEDEQPMILSYSQKYPNSMTKYMEVMRIDDDRCKKPLPVALLTRQETTGEEGLANDDLCKHKSRIPQEIKASGVHLSIDTNGGSFSVGNGLAPIKASNVNKNLKSLNRLVVDRKFTQQTIPPPPQATNNSASGTSGTCSLKKTTSLQENGTVNHVVTAIPTTATATATATTNAAAANFPAASTATTIPSPTPVKRPLQGKLGGGYCENCRVKYDHLDQHIHTEKHQSFAENSINFEKIDSLITTLREEYNLYGSSQ, from the coding sequence ATGGATTCTCCTTCTAAAATGCAGGCCCCTTCAACAGTGAAGGTCCTTAGATCTCCGCTAAAGGAAAGCGATCCCAACCATCAGCGTAGGTTGACAAAAACCGGTTCGATTTTGGCGCCTACTTCTGCTTCAACTCAGTTATTTCCTGGAAAGAAACGGTCCCTTAATCTACTGGAAGAAACTGAAAGGGGGCGTCATAAGCGTTCGAAGCAAGCAGGTTTGCCATATAATGCAGGAGGTGTTTCAAGTAGGTCAATTGAGGGTGCAGTATTAATCTCTAGACAACAAGCGCAACGTCGTGCTGAACAGTCTAAGATAACGGCAAAAGATCTGTTAGATTGGCAGCAAAACTGGCGACGTATCATGCGTAAGGACACCAGGATATATTTCGATACAGCTATAACTGATAATAAGCTGGAGAAGCGAAGGGATTTGCTCAAATGTGGATTCACATTTCTTGGTGCTCGCATGAAAGTATTTTTTGACATGGAAGTAACAATTGTTATAACTAGTCGAAAGTTAGATAAATATGACAATTTGGCTGAAACAGATGTGTTATACAGAGCTCATAAAACCGGTTACATGAAAATATGGAATTATGAGAAGGCTACTCGGTTCTTAAGAAATTTAGACATCGATTTGGATACTTTAGAAAGTCAGCAGTTGCTGTTGGGTGAGAATTCAAACGGTTCCATGCTGTTGAAAACAGAAAACTTGCATCACTCTAATGTGCTACTTACAAATTCACGCTCTGCGGAAACTAATGTAACGACCACTCTCTCTAATCTTTTGGAGAACGAGAAAATATATGGGCCAAGTGATCGAGATCCCAGGACCAAGCGGGATGACATTCATTATTTTAAGCATCCACATGTTTATCTGTATGACTTATGGCAGACTTGGGCTCCATTAATAACTATGGAATGGAAGCCTTCTGAACTTACAGACCCGAATAAGCTGCCTTACCCTACTGTGAAACCAGGTACTTTTGGGAGATGCCCATTTGTTGGTGATGGGAATTGTGACGAACAGTCTACTAGGCGTATAACGAAAAGATACAAGCGAGATTGTTTGAACGAAAAATATGCTTTAAAACTGAGACTTATTTATCAGGTATCTGCAGAACCAAGGTTAGTTTCAACTCTTCCTGAAGATGAGCAACCTATGATCCTGTCCTATTCTCAAAAATATCCTAATAGTATGACAAAATATATGGAAGTCATGCGGATTGATGATGATAGATGTAAGAAACCCCTTCCAGTAGCGTTGCTAACGAGGCAGGAGACCACTGGAGAGGAAGGCCTCGCAAATGACGACTTATGCAAGCATAAAAGTAGGATTCCACAGGAAATTAAAGCAAGTGGTGTACATCTATCCATAGATACTAATGGTGGGTCTTTTTCAGTTGGCAATGGTTTAGCTCCGATTAAGGCATCCAACGTTAATAAGAACTTAAAGTCATTGAACAGGCTTGTAGTTGATCGCAAATTCACACAGCAGACGATTCCACCGCCTCCCCAAGCAACAAACAATAGTGCATCTGGGACGTCGGGTACTTGCAGTTTAAAGAAAACAACATCCCTACAGGAAAATGGTACCGTCAATCATGTAGTGACAGCTATTCCTACTACGGCTACCGCTACGGCTACCGCTACAACTAACGCTGCCGCTGCTAACTTCCCTGCAGCTTCAACGGCTACAACCATTCCAAGTCCCACTCCTGTAAAGCGCCCTTTACAAGGTAAACTAGGTGGTGGATACTGTGAAAATTGTCGAGTAAAGTATGACCACTTAGACCAGCATATCCATACCGAAAAGCATCAAAGCTTTGCAGAGAATAGTATTAACTTCGAAAAGATAGACTCTCTTATTACCACGCTACGCGAAGAATACAACCTGTACGGCTCATCACAATAA
- the ALG14 gene encoding N-acetylglucosaminyldiphosphodolichol N-acetylglucosaminyltransferase anchoring subunit ALG14 (Syntenic homolog of Ashbya gossypii AGL202W; Syntenic homolog of Saccharomyces cerevisiae YBR070C (ALG14)): protein MNMIWALFSVLMLIWTLATVRLAVMLPLLRSHEQKSPVRKRKRRVRIFAFLGSGGHTGEMLRILGTYKAQLLDCSSELLVGYSDSDSVAKFEHWRQGEGIEATRIEYVPLLKAREVGSGLSDSVVSVSRALLQSFHAVRHVTRDFSPDMGYVVLLNGPGTCCVLVFWLRLLEFFTFRRFKLLYVESLARTETLSLTGRLLQPIVDEFVVQWPELARKYPRAHYYGVLV, encoded by the coding sequence ATGAACATGATTTGGGCGCTATTCTCAGTTCTGATGCTGATATGGACTCTGGCTACTGTCCGGTTGGCGGTTATGCTTCCTTTGTTGAGATCACATGAGCAGAAAAGTCCCGTTCGAAAGCGGAAGCGGCGGGTTCGTATCTTTGCATTTCTTGGCTCCGGTGGACACACAGGTGAAATGCTGCGAATTTTGGGTACTTATAAGGCGCAATTGCTTGATTGTAGTAGTGAGCTTCTTGTTGGGTATTCGGACAGTGACAGCGTAGCGAAGTTCGAACATTGGCGGCAAGGGGAAGGTATAGAGGCAACCCGGATTGAATATGTCCCGTTATTGAAGGCGCGGGAGGTCGGGAGCGGTTTGTCCGATTCGGTAGTCAGCGTATCGCGTGCACTACTACAGTCATTCCATGCCGTTCGTCACGTGACCAGAGATTTTTCCCCGGACATGGGGTACGTGGTATTGCTTAACGGACCAGGGACGTGCTGTGTACTAGTGTTTTGGTTGAGGCTACTAGAATTTTTCACCTTTAGAAGATTTAAATTGCTATATGTGGAGTCATTGGCGCGTACTGAGACACTGAGCCTTACCGGTCGCTTGCTTCAACCAATAGTGGATGAATTTGTCGTACAATGGCCAGAGCTAGCTCGCAAATACCCTCGCGCGCATTACTATGGGGTGCTTGTGTAA
- the CDC34 gene encoding SCF E2 ubiquitin-protein ligase catalytic subunit CDC34 (Syntenic homolog of Ashbya gossypii AGL203C; Syntenic homolog of Saccharomyces cerevisiae YDR054C (CDC34)): MSNRKNTAASLLLRQYRELTHPKKAIPSFHIELDDDSNIFLWNIGVMVLNEDSIYHGGYFKAQMRFPEDFPFSPPSFRFTPAIYHPNVYRDGRLCISILHQSGDPTSDEPDSETWSPVQTVESVLISIVSLLEDPNISSPANVDAAVDYRKNPEQYKQRVKLEVERSKQDIPPGFVMPSSQTAYISQRNAEPEESKDVGDNFWYDSEEDDDMYGDDDDGEEGEDDDEEPEFEEEDDDDSMDNDSVMDKRKPDKADEESEDVDDVKLDINK, translated from the coding sequence ATGTCCAACCGTAAGAATACCGCAGCAAGTCTGTTGTTACGACAATACAGAGAGCTAACGCATCCGAAAAAGGCAATCCCGTCGTTTCATATTGAACTAGACGATGACAGCAATATTTTCTTGTGGAATATAGGCGTGATGGTGTTGAACGAGGACTCCATCTACCACGGGGGTTATTTTAAGGCGCAAATGCGTTTTCCAGAGGATTTTCCATTTAGTCCGCCAAGTTTTAGATTCACGCCTGCGATATATCACCCGAACGTTTATAGAGATGGCAGGTTGTGTATATCCATCTTGCATCAGAGCGGAGACCCCACGTCGGATGAGCCTGACTCTGAGACGTGGTCGCCTGTACAAACTGTGGAGAGCGTCTTGATTTCGATTGTATCGCTTCTAGAGGACCCAAATATTTCTTCCCCAGCAAATGTTGATGCCGCAGTGGATTACAGAAAAAACCCCGAGCAGTATAAGCAGCGCGTTAAGCTAGAGGTGGAGCGTTCAAAGCAGGACATCCCCCCAGGGTTTGTTATGCCGAGTTCGCAGACAGCGTATATATCGCAGCGTAATGCAGAGCCTGAGGAATCAAAAGATGTAGGGGACAACTTCTGGTACGACAGCGAGGAAGACGACGACATGTATGGCGACGACGACGATGGTGAGGAAGGCGAGGATGATGACGAAGAACCagaatttgaagaagaggacGATGACGATAGCATGGATAACGACAGCGTTATGGATAAGAGGAAACCTGACAAGGCAGATGAAGAGTCTGAAGATGTAGATGATGTCAAGCTAGatataaataaataa
- a CDS encoding amino acid permease (Syntenic homolog of Ashbya gossypii AGR040C; Syntenic homolog of Saccharomyces cerevisiae YBR069C (TAT1)) produces the protein MSDITSNSSLKKDLTNGETVKVSITSAKEKKGLFVRFVDSFKRDDTSINAESKENDDPESGVTSKMKKTIKSRHLLMISLGTGIGTGLLVGNGRALAKAGPAGLMIGYIVASAMLYCIIQAAGELGICYSGLAGNYTAYSSFLVDPALGFSVSWVYCIQWMTVFPLQLVTTSMIIQYWTDINPDIFVAIFYVVIVFINLFGAAGYAEAEFAFNTCKVLMIIGFVILGIIINVGGAGTTGYIGTTYWKNPGGFANGFKGVCYVFCFAAFAYGGIEVMVLSASEQKNPRKSIPSACKKVIYRILFIYLFTTVLVCFLVPYDAPELTATGTQSSASPFVLAVASHGIGVVPHIINSVILVAVMSVANSSMYSAPRLLLSLAEQGYAPKMFKYVDREGRPLLCFIVAMIVGLLAFVAASDAQDSIFTWLLAISGLSQMFIWMSICLSHIRFRDAMKAQGRSLGEVGYKSQTGYWGSWIAVILASLILVAQFWVSLSPVGEDGKLNANAFFQSYLAAPILVVLYFGYKIYHKDWKLVIPANEVDLISHRKIFDEKELQEEDREWQLKMKDASIWVKMYHFWC, from the coding sequence ATGTCAGATATTACATCTAATTCGTCCCTGAAAAAGGATCTTACAAACGGTGAAACAGTGAAGGTGTCAATCACATCTGCTAAGGAGAAGAAAGGTCTTTTTGTAAGATTTGTTGATTCTTTCAAGAGAGATGACACTTCTATAAATGCTGAAAGTAAAGAAAATGACGATCCAGAATCTGGTGTTACGTCaaagatgaagaagactATTAAGTCTCGTCATTTATTGATGATTTCTCTTGGAACTGGTATCGGTACTGGTCTACTTGTTGGTAATGGACGTGCATTAGCTAAAGCTGGTCCAGCGGGTTTGATGATTGGTTACATCGTTGCCTCTGCTATGTTGTACTGTATTATCCAGGCAGCTGGTGAATTGGGTATCTGTTACTCAGGTCTTGCTGGTAACTACACTGCCTATTCTTCCTTCCTAGTGGATCCTGCTTTAGGTTTTTCTGTATCTTGGGTTTACTGTATTCAGTGGATGACAGTTTTCCCATTGCAGTTGGTCACCACATCTATGATCATTCAATACTGGACGGATATCAATCCCGATATCTTTGTCGCAATTTTCTATGTTGTCATTGTCTTCATTAACTTGTTCGGTGCTGCAGGTTATGCTGAAGCAGAGTTTGCCTTCAATACATGCAAAGTATTGATGATTATCGGATTTGTTATCCTTGGTATAATTATTAATGTCGGAGGAGCTGGTACCACTGGCTATATAGGTACTACCTATTGGAAGAACCCAGGTGGATTTGCTAATGGCTTTAAAGGTGTTTGCTACGTTTTCTGTTTTGCCGCGTTCGCATACGGTGGTATTGAAGTCATGGTGCTATCAGCATCTGAACAAAAAAACCCAAGAAAGTCCATTCCAAGTGCATGTAAGAAGGTTATCTACCGTATCTTATTCATTTATTTGTTCACTACTGTTCTTGTGTGTTTCTTGGTTCCATACGATGCACCAGAACTAACTGCTACCGGCACTCAATCCAGTGCTTCCCCATTCGTTCTTGCTGTTGCCTCACACGGTATTGGAGTTGTCCCACATATTATTAACTCAGTTATTTTAGTAGCTGTTATGTCTGTTGCAAACTCTTCCATGTACTCGGCTCCAAGATTGTTATTATCATTAGCCGAGCAAGGATACGCTCCAAAAATGTTCAAATATGTTGATAGAGAAGGTAGACCATTATTGTGTTTCATTGTTGCAATGATTGTTGGTCTGCTAGCATTCGTTGCTGCATCTGATGCTCAAGATTCTATCTTTACGTGGTTATTAGCCATCTCTGGGTTATCTCAAATGTTCATCTGGATGTCTATTTGTCTCTCACACATTAGATTCCGTGATGCAATGAAGGCCCAAGGAAGATCTCTAGGTGAAGTAGGCTACAAGTCTCAAACTGGTTACTGGGGTTCTTGGATTGCAGTGATCCTGGCTTCTCTCATTTTGGTCGCCCAATTCTGGGTATCTCTTTCTCCTGTGGGTGAAGATGGAAAACTGAATGCTAACGCCTTTTTCCAAAGTTATTTAGCAGCTCCAATTTTGGTGGTGCTATATTTCGGTTACAAAATTTATCACAAGGACTGGAAACTCGTCATTCCAGCCAATGAAGTTGATTTGATCTCGCATAGAAAGATTTTCGATGAAAAAGAGTTACAGGAGGAGGACCGCGAGTGGCAACTTAAAATGAAGGATGCTTCTATATGGGTCAAGATGTACCATTTCTGGTGCTAA
- the SLM4 gene encoding Slm4p (Syntenic homolog of Ashbya gossypii AGL204C; Syntenic homolog of Saccharomyces cerevisiae YBR077C (SLM4)) produces the protein MLHSGNLKQVLRRSLEPIKTPVSTYQIQSAVLLSAKTGSIVSFAGNDSNKTSNKENLNHLKMMALLIREKWAEDEQDPSAQATKSCYPTTIPTSSEKQDGAVQSYTSRIYTCGLEDLHTCVAQIPGSDLLLLFIGDSAFPHGLLVMKMKNTLGAFKDVYGYKLD, from the coding sequence ATGCTTCATAGTGGTAACTTAAAGCAAGTGCTCCGCCGATCATTAGAACCAATTAAAACCCCTGTTTCAACATACCAAATTCAGTCTGCTGTCCTTCTATCGGCAAAAACAGGGTCCATAGTCTCGTTTGCAGGGAATGATTCTAACAAAACTTCGAATAAAGAGAATCTCAACCACTTAAAGATGATGGCCTTGCTCATTAGGGAAAAATGGGCAGAAGATGAACAAGATCCATCAGCACAGGCGACCAAAAGCTGCTATCCTACAACCATACCGACTTCTTCTGAAAAGCAAGATGGTGCAGTTCAATCGTATACATCTCGCATCTATACATGCGGTCTTGAAGACCTCCATACGTGTGTCGCTCAAATTCCAGGTTCCGACCTCTTGTTACTCTTTATCGGTGACTCGGCATTTCCTCATGGGTTACTCGTTatgaaaatgaaaaatACCCTTGGTGCATTCAAGGATGTTTATGGCTATAAACTGGACTAG